A region from the Salvelinus fontinalis isolate EN_2023a chromosome 23, ASM2944872v1, whole genome shotgun sequence genome encodes:
- the LOC129821084 gene encoding eIF5-mimic protein 2-A-like: MSNQKIQKPTLTGQRFKTRKRDEKKVFDPTQFQETIVQGLNQTGSDLDAVAKFLDASGAKLDYRRYAETLFDILVAGGMLAPGGTLSDDLTRTEFCLFTAQEDLETMQAYAQVFNKLIRRYKYLEKGFEEEIKKLLLFLKGFTESERNKLAMLTGILLANGNISASILNSLYNENLVKEGVSAAFAVKLFKSWIHEKDINSVAGSLRKVGMDNRLLELFPANKRSCEHFSKYFTDAGLKELSDFARNQQAIGSRKELQKELQEQMERGDAFKDIIVSAREEMKKNNISEQTMIGIVWTSVMSYVEWNKKEELVTEQAIKHLKQYSPLLKAFTSQGASEILLLVKMQEYCYDNIHFMNSFQKIVVLLYKADVLSEEAILKWYTEAHVAKGRSVFLEQMKKFVEWLKNAEEESESEEEEAD; encoded by the exons ATGAGTAATCAAAAGATTCAGAAGCCAACGCTTACAGGCCAGCGTTTTAAAACTAGGAAGAGAG ATGAAAAGAAGGTGTTTGACCCTACTCAGTTTCAGGAAACCATTGTACAAGGTCTGAACCAAACTGGCAGTGATCTCGACGCTGTTGCGAAATTTCTTGATGCCTCTGGTGCCAAGCTTGACTACCGCCGATATGCTGAGACACTCTTTGACATCCTGGTGGCTGGCGGAATGCTGG CCCCAGGGGGTACCTTATCAGATGACTTGACCCGTACAGAGTTCTGTCTCTTTACAGCCCAAGAAGACCTGGAGACCATGCAAGCTTATGCTCAG GTTTTCAACAAGCTTATCAGGCGCTACAAGTACCTGGAGAAAGGGTTCGAAGAGGAGATCAAGAAG TTGCTGCTGTTCCTAAAGGGGTTCACTGAGTCTGAGCGCAACAAGCTGGCCATGTTGACTGGCATCCTGCTAGCCAACGGCAACATCTCAGCCTCTATCCTCAATAGCCTCTACAACGAGAACCTCGTCAAAGAAG GTGTCTCTGCAGCCTTTGCTGTGAAACTTTTCAAATCCTGGATCCATGAGAAGGACATCAACTCTGTGGCCGGAAGTCTCCGGAAGGTCGGCATGGATAACAGGCTTCTG GAGCTGTTTCCTGCCAACAAGCGGAGCTGTGAGCACTTCTCTAAGTACTTCACAGATGCTGGACTCAAGGAGCTGTCAGACTTTGCCAGGAACCAGCAGGCCATCGGGTCCCGTAAGGAGCTTCAGAAGGAGCTCCAGGAACAGATGGAGCGCGGGGATGCTTTCAAAGAC ATCATTGTCTCAGCCAGGGAGGAGATGAAGAAGAACAACATCTCAGAGCAGACCATGATCGGCATCGTGTGGACCAGCGTTATGAGCTATGTGGAGTGGAACAAGAAAGAGGAGCTGGTTACAGAACAAGCCATCAAACACTTGAAG CAATACAGCCCACTGCTGAAAGCGTTCACATCCCAGGGAGCCTCTGAGATCCTGCTGCTGGTGAAGATGCAGGAGTACTGCTATGACAACATCCATTTCATGAACTCCTTCCAGAAGATTGTGGTCCTGCTCTACAAAG CGGATGTTTTGAGTGAGGAGGCCATTCTGAAGTGGTACACCGAGGCCCACGTTGCCAAAGGAAGAAGTGTTTTCCTGGAACAGATGAAAAAGTTTGTGGAGTGGCTCAAGAACGCGGAGGAAG AATCTGAGTCTGAGGAGGAAGAGGCTGACTAA